The Candidatus Paracaedibacteraceae bacterium DNA window TCTTCATAATTTCAGCCAGCTGAGCATCCTTAGAAATTCGCGATGGAATTTGCATGGCAATGCCGCTATTAATTATGCCAATATCAGTATCGGCGCAAGAGCAAACTTTGTTGTTGATAACGCGCTTTTCTTTGTCAATTTGAATCGCATTACAGGAAATCGTTTGGTTCTGCTTGGTAGGCAAAATGCCATAACAGAAGACGATGTTGCAACGCAAATGGCCCTGATGACCAGCATGTCAACCCTTTTGCCACAGTTGCTGAGTACGAACCAATTCCCAAGTCTAACATCTGCTGCCTTAAATTACCTCGTTCCCGTTATTGGTCAAGGTTTAAATCTTGGGACAATAGACGTCCAAAACCTAGCCAGCAATAGAACAAAGATTAAAAATGCTGAAATCGGCTCAATCACGATTACAGACGGATCTCAGTCAAAAGTTGGCATTCTCAAAAACGAAGGGCTTTTTAAAACACTCGCCTCAACAGGTCCTGTTCCCCTCATGTTCCGAAAACTTAGCAATGACGGCGTTCTTGAGTGCGCCTCAAAACTGATTATTGTCCGGTCTAAATTTGGCACAGCCAGTCGCCTGATTACCAGAACAACCGAAGCCATTCAATTTCTAACACCAACAATCTTGCGCGGGACATTGGCGCAAGTAATGCCCATGACCCTGCAGGGGCGCGTCACTAATAAGGCAATTTTTGAGGTTCTTCCTGACTTGCTATCACCATCGTTCACCCTGAATGTCGATGGTTCCTTTGATAACCATACCTCCATGGACATGGCTTATGATTTATTTTTGACAGGGGGAGGACTCTTTACAAACTATGCTGAATTAAAGACCAACCGTTTTGTGGCGTCTGCTATGGTTGCAAACCGCAATTTAATCTCGGCAACGGATGTGCAAGTTGACTCACCTGTTTTCAGTAATAGTGATGGTCGAGTTATAGCATCATCCCAAGTTCAGATTACTGGGGATATTCTGGATAACAGCAACGGTCAAATTTTTGCCGGTGGTAAAGTCACCACGCAGATCAAAAGTCTAGATAATACAAACGGCGTTATTGATGGTGTCGGTGGCACGGATGTAACCCTAACAGGAACAAATTTCAATGGTTCAGGCGGTCGCATTGGAAATGTGGGCGAGACAAATCTGACTTTTGCCCAAGATACCACCGTTGAGGATATTGGGACAGTTGCCGGCGATAAAACGCGCCTTAAAGAAGACAAAACAGGACGCACCGTTACAATTAATAAGGGCGTCGTCGAAGGGAAAACAATTTCTCATATCTTGCTCTCGAACATTACGGCTAACGTTGATTTTGCAACGCCACTTTTATATATATCATCACCCAATTGGCGTTTCTCGAATCAGGCTCAGGTTGCACGGACAATGGTCTCTGTTTTACCAACCCAAAACTATCAGCTTATCAATGCTTATCGTACCAAGGGAACCCTAGAGTTATGGCAAAACGGCATTCACAGCTTAACCGACATTGAAAAGCATTGGGAAAGCTTGTACGGCGATAAAACAACAGAAAAACCGGTACCAACCCATACGGTCAGTATCTTAGCCAGCCTGCAAGCCGACAAGGGATTCAAATTCTACCTGCCCCAAGCAACGCTCCATATCAACGACAGTGGTGCAGAGAATATGACGGAACTGCTGTGTCCTGACAGCCAACTGCACATGCGTGTGGCAAAGTTCGATCTAGAGCGCGGCTGCGTTGCAGCCTTAACAGCGGACAGCTGGGCTGCCCACGGTCATCATATTGGTCGCCTTGTCGAAGATCCGACCCGCAAAGTTTTTGCGTCGTTTTTTGATCCGACATCATCCCATAATTTGGGAGAGTATATCACAAATGTTAGCCTCCGTTTTGACGGCAAAACCTATGAAGATGTTTACGATGGTCATCATCTGTTGACACTGCCATTCTTTGTGGCAAACGGTAGCCAATTTATCATACGTGACGGATCATCCTTACGCGGTCATGTTGTGCAGCGTGCTCTTTATAACGCCAGACAGACCACCTTAGACACGGACCAACCTTCAACCTTTGTCGGATCAACAAGCACCTTTGAAGATACCCTGCATCTTAAGAAGAGCGGAAATATTACATCCTCTCTGCCTATTGGTGTTGTCGACTTCACCTATAACGGCTCAGAGCAACGTTCTTATGAATTTCGTGTGGGTGCGGCTGACTCTTTCCGTGCCGGGGTTATGCAGTCCGACCAACCTTTGGAATTCTTGACTCTTGCTAGTGATAGCCACGTCGACCAATTCGTTGGCGAAGTCAGAAAGCCCTGCCATGAACATAACGCCCCGCTTAAATCCATTGTGGTAGATATGGCCGGTGATCAAGGAAAGACATATGCACGAGCGAGACGTAATGATTTCACTCAAGTACGTTATATGGATAGACTTTGGAATGTTTATACATCGCCTGATGGGACGGAATCTATTCGTATGCCCGGAAATGTTTCATCATGGCCGTATCGGAATTTTGAACCACTTCGTTCTCAGTTTTGTCAGCATTGGAGTCCCGTATCCTACGCGGTTTATTTTTACCATTATACCCAAGGTCTCAAGGGTGGCACTCACCTCCACGTTCCCCATTCCAGTTCTGTTGATGGGGGGATGACCCTTGTCGATACGAACACGCGTATTGAAGGGATCGTCCAAACCAGCCGTGCGCTTTTTGCAGTTGCTCAGGGCAGTCATTTTGTTCTCGGCACCAACAACCCGTACTTTATCCCAAAAGCAGACCCTGTTCGCAACTTGATGGAAGGCAAATTCCACAGCTTTAACATCCATCTGACACCGGATCTTAGAGCCATGTTGGATCGGGTCAACGCGCCACAATTCCTCTTTGCCATGCGGGCGCGGTTCTGGCACGATGACGCTGCCTCTCAAGAGTTTTACGCTCCGATCATCAACGATGTGGTTGTCTACCACCCTCGCGATGGTTTCCGCAAAATCCAAGGTCGCACTGTCTTTAGCCTATCGCCTGAGCTTTTGTTAGAACGTGTTCGCAGTGAAGCTCAGACTGTTCTCTTGCGCGGTTATGTGGATGATAACACGACCATTGATCCGGCATACCTGCAACAGTTGCACCGTAATGCAGCAGATTATTTGCGCGATTGCAACCTCGATGCGCCGTCCGTCTCCCGTGCTTTGGTCTCCGGTCATGCCAACACTTTGCCGGATGTGACAAAGCCTATGTTGATCTATACCAGCATGATCAATGAGCAAGGGGTCGAAGAACTCTCGCCGCGTTTGATTATCCCGCCGGCCATGATTGATGAGATGCGCAAAGCCAAGGGTGGATACGTCCGTACCAACGTTTTAGCCATTTTGGACAATACGGTAACCCTTGATGAAGCCCTGCACCTCTATCGGGATCAACCGAAATTGGTTGCCGACCTAAAGCAATATGCCGAGCAAAATCCGGACTCAGTCGCCCAGTGGGATGCTCGCGCCAAACGGGCAAAGGAACTTAAAGGCGATCCGCTTGCCACCGAAAAAATGCTCCAAGAGTTTGGCTCAACAACATTGTTGGGAACCATTAAGGTTGGTCAATTAGGCATCAACACCTCAACCCCGCTGTTCATCCGAGCCGACATCGACGCCCAAGATGCGTTCCTAAAAAGCTTGTGCGATATCATGATTCAGTCAGAGAAAGGACGTGTTTATACCTCTCGTGAAAATTTCTATGAAAAGATTACCACCCAAGCCCGAATTCATGTGGCCGGATTGCTAAAGATCATCACCGCCGAAAACCTAACCATGGAATCTGTCAAGACCCATTCAGGCTTAGGCACGGAAATGAAAGCCTTGGGCAGCATCTTTGATATCCCCATTGAATTAATTTCGCATTCGGTTATGGTTGAGCACGGTAAGAAAAGGACGACCCGCACCGAGACAACACGCACAACCAATGTGGGGTCGAATCACTCGTCTGATGCGACGATTAGTCAAACAGCAGGGGCGAACATACTCCACCAAAAAGTGCACTACGAAGCTAAAGAAAAACTCAGGTTCACCGCCGGAGAAAACATTGAGAGTCGTGACGCCCATGATACCGAGCAAACGAAACGTGAAACAACCAAAGAAGGAACCTTCCGTACCAAAACAACAACCGAGTGCTCAGGCAGTTCAACGTCAAAAAGCTCAACCTATAAGACAGCTGATGCGGGATTCAAAGCTGAAAGAGGCAACGCCACCTTCACCAATACAATCTTTGATTGCCTGACGACTAACATTGAGACGCTCCAAGGGCTAACCTCGTTCCTGTTGGGGGTTAACGACGCTTACTACAGCTGTGTCAAATCCTCTATGGGGGCGGCGTGGAGTCGCACCAGCATGATCAACGAACAGCATCGCACCTATGCTCAATCTAAGATTCTCGGCAAGATGCACGTGCACTCCAAGGAAACCTTGATTCAGCTGGTCGAAGGTCAATCCCAAGAGATCCTTGATCTGATTGAGGTCGATGGTGGCCCCGTCGTCAAGCAATTCCTTAAGGAAATGCACAAGCATGAACGCAAGGTCATACAAGGCCCCGGCCAAGCCCTTATGGCCATTATTGCGGTTGCCATGACGATTCTGACACAGGGTGCAGCAGCCCCCCTTGCGGCAAAGATTGGGTTAGGTTCAGGTCTGGTAGCCAAGGCTGTCATGGGCGCAGTACTTTCTGCTGTTGCAACGCAGCTGACGGCGGCGACCATGCAGAACAAAGGAAACCCGTTCAAGGCCGCCAAAACATTGGCGACGAAGGAATTCCTTAAGAGCCTTGCTATAAAAATGGCTTCGGCCGGCCTCACCGCCGGTGTTATGGCGCACTTTAAGATCGAAGTTCCCGATGCGTCTGCTACCGATAACTTATCAAATGCGGATCTTTTCCTAAAGCAAATGGCCTATAACGCCGTGCAAGAAACTGTTTGCATCGGCGTACGAGCGACTCTGGGCGGGGAAAAGCTTGAGGACTTGATCAAAGACGGCCTCATTAATATCGGGGTCGGCTCGATCGCCCAGTTCATAGCGACAAAGATTGGTGCTGCCCGCTATGCTCAGCTCAAAGCTGAAAACAACAGCCTCAGCGATTACATGCTCCACAAGATGTATCACGGGATCTTGGGTGCCGGTCGAGGGGCAGCACTTGCTGCTCTGCGCGGTGAAAACGTCGGATCCGCTGCCCTTGGTGGCTCCATCGGTGGTATCGTCGCTGAAGTTGTGGCAGAGGGGATGCGCGAGCGGATGTTGCGCCAAACATCTGAGCGGTTTAAAAGCGGTTCTGATGGCTTATCTCCTGAAAAGAAGATTGAGCTTTACAACAGAATCCGTTCAGAAGAACTTGCAAAAGTCCGTGGCTTTGGTGAAGGTGCCTCGATCATCTTTGCCACCCTATTCAAGAGCAGCATTGACCAAGCTCAAGGGGCAGCGCGCAACGCCATTGACAACAACGCCAGTCATGCCTTTGCTTGGGGGATGCCACCGGATGTGATGCGCTCCATCCAAACGGCCATGGCAGCAGGAGCAGCTGGTATTGTTGCAGCGGGTGAGGCTTTAGCCGCGGGAGCAGCTGCGGCCGGCGGGGCAGTTGTTGCGGTGTATGCAGGTGTGGCAATCATTGCAATCGGTGGTGTGTATTATTACGTGACCATGGATGCCGAACCTGAGGCTAGCAAACCCAAGGTCGAATCCTTCCCAGAGGCAGAAGCCCGCCCGCAAAGTTTTACAACACCAGCCCACGAGTCCAAACCGACAACGCACGCGACTCCTGCGCACGATCAAGCAAGCTCATCCAACGATAAAGGATTTGACACATACGAGGGTCCAGATGCTAGAGTATTTACGAGTGATCGAAAAGATAACTGTAGTAAGGGTGAAAGTCCAATTTGGAAAGGGTTTAAACCATATAGGGGTGCCGTTAAAACTAACGGTCTTAGTGGGAAAAGTAAGGAGTTTTACGAGTGGGATTTTACACATAGTGATATTGAGGTTTATAATAAAGACAGGAAACACATAGGGTCAATGGACCCTCAAACAGGAAAAATGTATAAACCCGCAGTTCCAGCAAGAAAGCTAAACATATGAGTGAAAAAATAAATCATTGTTGTTCTGAATTTGACTATTTTATAAAAAATGGCGAAGTGGCACTTTGTTACAATGATACTTATAGAGAGTATGGAATTAATGTCTTAGACGGAGGGTCATCCTTCATTCAAATTAAATATTGCCCTTGGTGTGGTAATAAATTTCCAAAAGATGTAGGGGATGAATTTTCTCAAATCATCTACGATGAATTAAACCTCGATGGTCCTGATGACCCTAAATTACCAAAAGAGTTTAAAAGTCGTGAATGGTGGGTGAAACGAGGGCTGTAAACTCTACGCCCTCACCCATCTAAACAACACGATCCAACGGTGAAACCGATGAAGGCAGGATCCGATCGGAAGAGCTCGTTCGGATCTCAAACATGGGACAAAGTGCTGCATCGAATGCCATTGAGAACAACTTTATCTTTGCCCTAATGCCGGTTATCACGGGGGCGATGAAGCTCTATGATATCCTGACGACGATTGATGGCGCAATTGAGGCCTATGACGAAGGAGGTCCTGAAGCCCTCGTTAAATATGGGATGGAGGAAGCGAGCATAAACTTACTCATGTCATCAAGCATGAAGTTTGTAGGCAAGATGGTCAACAAAGCCCGCCTTGCTGTCAAAGATACGTTCAAAGCAAGCTCATCCGGTGCATCATCGAGTGCGTCTTCTAGCGCGAAGGCTGCTAAGGATGTGCCTACTCCACCGAAAAAAACAGATAATTTTAGTGCAAAAAATGTGAATTCTTCTGCTAGTATAAAAAAGAAGCTAAGTGCGTTAGAAGGGGCTCAGGCTGAAGCCATAAAAGTAGTGAAATTACCTGATGGTAGAATTAGGTATTATGAAGCTGAAAGGGCTTCAACAAAACCAGGGGTAACTAGGGGGGCATCTTTTGTAACAGAACATAATCCTAAAACAGGTCAAGTTCGGCAGTGGAATGAGTGTTATGATCACAATGGGAAAGTGAATCGTGTTCATCCTAAATCCTTAGATGGTCATGATCTTAAAGGGCAGCATTATCCGCCAACCCAATCTGAACTCAATTCATTTTCAAAAACTAAGGGATATAAAAAATGAATTTACGGCAGATTTACGGTCTAGAATTAAAAAAATATGTTTTGTCTGAAGCACCCACTGAAAAAATAGGCGAATGGGCATTTTCATTTTATTGGAAAAATATAGAGTCAATAGATCTATCTTTTCGCAATTTATTATTAACTTTAAATAAGATGGAATTAGGTCCGGAGTTTGCATATAATTACGAGGAATTGCTTCAGATTGCAAATGACTTGATAGATGGCAAAGATGTCACTTTAGATTGAATAAGCAGGTCTGAATCTATAAGTCCGTGGCTTTGGTGAAGGTGCCTCGATCATCTTTGCCACCCTATTCAAGAGCAGCATTGACCAAGCCCAAGGGGCAGCGCGCAACGCCATTGACAACAACGCCAGCCATGCCTTTGCTTGGGGGATGCCACCGGATGTGATGCGCTCCATCCAAACGGCCATGGCAGCAGGAGCAGCTGGTATTGTTGCAGCGGGTGAGGCTTTAGCCGTGGGAGCTGCTGCGGCCGGCGGGGCAGTTGTTGCGGTGTATGCAGGTGTGGCAATCATTGCAATCGGTGGTGTGTATTATTACGTGACCATGGATGCTGAGCCCGAGGCTTGCAAGCCCAAGGTCGAATCCTTCCCAGAGGCAGAAGCTCGCCCGCAGAGTTTCACAACCCCAGCTCATGAGTCCAAACCGACAACCCACGCGACTCCTGCGCACGATCAAGCAAGCTCGTCTAACGATAAAGGATTTGACACATACGAGGGGCCAGATGCTAGAGTATTCACGAGTGATGGAGCAAGTATTAAATCAAGATTGAAAGATGCCGAATTACCAACAGAAGGTAAAATCCGATTTGTGCCAGACAAAAACTACAAACCTAGCTCTGCACTTAAAAGAGGACCAAACCATGGTTATATTGATAAATACGGAAATGAATGGACGAAGGGGCCCTCACGGACTTCAGGGCAGGATTTTGAATGGGATGTTCAGTTATCTAGAACTGGTAAAAACAAATTAGGCTGGGCTTCTAGGGATGGTAGTCATTTAAATGTTTCACTTGAT harbors:
- a CDS encoding DUF637 domain-containing protein, which produces MFSFRKIINILVLISYVKMTIVSSFAMDSAYFGLNDKIRIQITKNQAGGELESMGLRVFTKDKASSSNSDYKLLQQDSVDFVEGLFSNGVMPLTGLQQNVIQWTIPGLGSVIIDPNGEVTFKEMTNTHNTIKIVTPGIVVFQACALANVSLRVQGAAISDGSHIGYLKARLSNLGSLMLVGNAEQRLGHLDLFSGHLHNFSQLSILRNSRWNLHGNAAINYANISIGARANFVVDNALFFVNLNRITGNRLVLLGRQNAITEDDVATQMALMTSMSTLLPQLLSTNQFPSLTSAALNYLVPVIGQGLNLGTIDVQNLASNRTKIKNAEIGSITITDGSQSKVGILKNEGLFKTLASTGPVPLMFRKLSNDGVLECASKLIIVRSKFGTASRLITRTTEAIQFLTPTILRGTLAQVMPMTLQGRVTNKAIFEVLPDLLSPSFTLNVDGSFDNHTSMDMAYDLFLTGGGLFTNYAELKTNRFVASAMVANRNLISATDVQVDSPVFSNSDGRVIASSQVQITGDILDNSNGQIFAGGKVTTQIKSLDNTNGVIDGVGGTDVTLTGTNFNGSGGRIGNVGETNLTFAQDTTVEDIGTVAGDKTRLKEDKTGRTVTINKGVVEGKTISHILLSNITANVDFATPLLYISSPNWRFSNQAQVARTMVSVLPTQNYQLINAYRTKGTLELWQNGIHSLTDIEKHWESLYGDKTTEKPVPTHTVSILASLQADKGFKFYLPQATLHINDSGAENMTELLCPDSQLHMRVAKFDLERGCVAALTADSWAAHGHHIGRLVEDPTRKVFASFFDPTSSHNLGEYITNVSLRFDGKTYEDVYDGHHLLTLPFFVANGSQFIIRDGSSLRGHVVQRALYNARQTTLDTDQPSTFVGSTSTFEDTLHLKKSGNITSSLPIGVVDFTYNGSEQRSYEFRVGAADSFRAGVMQSDQPLEFLTLASDSHVDQFVGEVRKPCHEHNAPLKSIVVDMAGDQGKTYARARRNDFTQVRYMDRLWNVYTSPDGTESIRMPGNVSSWPYRNFEPLRSQFCQHWSPVSYAVYFYHYTQGLKGGTHLHVPHSSSVDGGMTLVDTNTRIEGIVQTSRALFAVAQGSHFVLGTNNPYFIPKADPVRNLMEGKFHSFNIHLTPDLRAMLDRVNAPQFLFAMRARFWHDDAASQEFYAPIINDVVVYHPRDGFRKIQGRTVFSLSPELLLERVRSEAQTVLLRGYVDDNTTIDPAYLQQLHRNAADYLRDCNLDAPSVSRALVSGHANTLPDVTKPMLIYTSMINEQGVEELSPRLIIPPAMIDEMRKAKGGYVRTNVLAILDNTVTLDEALHLYRDQPKLVADLKQYAEQNPDSVAQWDARAKRAKELKGDPLATEKMLQEFGSTTLLGTIKVGQLGINTSTPLFIRADIDAQDAFLKSLCDIMIQSEKGRVYTSRENFYEKITTQARIHVAGLLKIITAENLTMESVKTHSGLGTEMKALGSIFDIPIELISHSVMVEHGKKRTTRTETTRTTNVGSNHSSDATISQTAGANILHQKVHYEAKEKLRFTAGENIESRDAHDTEQTKRETTKEGTFRTKTTTECSGSSTSKSSTYKTADAGFKAERGNATFTNTIFDCLTTNIETLQGLTSFLLGVNDAYYSCVKSSMGAAWSRTSMINEQHRTYAQSKILGKMHVHSKETLIQLVEGQSQEILDLIEVDGGPVVKQFLKEMHKHERKVIQGPGQALMAIIAVAMTILTQGAAAPLAAKIGLGSGLVAKAVMGAVLSAVATQLTAATMQNKGNPFKAAKTLATKEFLKSLAIKMASAGLTAGVMAHFKIEVPDASATDNLSNADLFLKQMAYNAVQETVCIGVRATLGGEKLEDLIKDGLINIGVGSIAQFIATKIGAARYAQLKAENNSLSDYMLHKMYHGILGAGRGAALAALRGENVGSAALGGSIGGIVAEVVAEGMRERMLRQTSERFKSGSDGLSPEKKIELYNRIRSEELAKVRGFGEGASIIFATLFKSSIDQAQGAARNAIDNNASHAFAWGMPPDVMRSIQTAMAAGAAGIVAAGEALAAGAAAAGGAVVAVYAGVAIIAIGGVYYYVTMDAEPEASKPKVESFPEAEARPQSFTTPAHESKPTTHATPAHDQASSSNDKGFDTYEGPDARVFTSDRKDNCSKGESPIWKGFKPYRGAVKTNGLSGKSKEFYEWDFTHSDIEVYNKDRKHIGSMDPQTGKMYKPAVPARKLNI